A section of the Clostridium felsineum DSM 794 genome encodes:
- a CDS encoding DedA family protein: MVEHIIDIIIILLGKLGYTGTFFGMLFESACIPIPSEVVLPFGGFLSSSSAPAGQKLNLILVVIFATIGGTVGSILAYAIGAKGGRILVYKYASKLHLSKEKIQKSEAVFDKYGDKIIFLSRLLPIIRTFISLPAGIAKMNFFKFTFYTFIGSAIWSTILVYAGFVMGKNWVTIRSYFHIADYLIAGIIIIFILYRIVVYIKKKKKKTI; the protein is encoded by the coding sequence TTGGTTGAACACATTATCGACATTATAATTATTCTATTAGGAAAATTAGGCTACACCGGAACATTCTTTGGGATGTTATTTGAAAGTGCTTGTATACCAATTCCAAGTGAAGTAGTACTTCCTTTTGGAGGATTTTTAAGTTCAAGCAGTGCACCGGCTGGACAAAAATTAAACTTAATTTTAGTAGTTATATTTGCAACTATAGGCGGAACAGTAGGATCTATTCTAGCTTATGCTATAGGAGCTAAGGGCGGACGAATTCTCGTTTATAAATATGCCTCAAAACTTCACCTATCAAAAGAAAAAATACAAAAAAGTGAAGCTGTTTTTGATAAATATGGAGACAAAATAATCTTTTTATCAAGACTTTTACCTATAATAAGAACTTTCATTTCACTCCCTGCTGGAATTGCAAAGATGAATTTTTTCAAGTTTACCTTTTATACTTTTATAGGTTCTGCTATTTGGAGTACTATTTTAGTTTATGCTGGATTTGTTATGGGCAAAAATTGGGTTACTATTCGCTCTTATTTTCATATAGCAGACTATTTAATAGCTGGGATTATAATTATATTCATATTGTATAGAATTGTAGTATACATAAAGAAGAAGAAGAAAAAAACAATATAA
- a CDS encoding EFR1 family ferrodoxin (N-terminal region resembles flavodoxins. C-terminal ferrodoxin region binds two 4Fe-4S clusters.) has protein sequence MKGAIIYFSGTGNTLNVVNLVVKEFGEKNIECDKIDISKDNTVSKDYDFYVFASVIHVYVFPEIFTNWLKKNAPIVDNKRCIVLSVQAAYIGYGGRQVTKMLSSKGYDVMVVRSIPMPNNYYFNSFFKETPEQRKKEMKEEAILEVRNIVNKFLKDEGYIEKQSYIITTISKAVYPIALRHFNRWARKKLTVDYTRCTKCKKCEKECPTNNIIFQENIKFKDKCISCLRCVHKCPVNAFLYNNKHFNQM, from the coding sequence ATGAAAGGTGCAATTATTTATTTTTCAGGTACAGGAAATACTCTTAATGTAGTGAATTTAGTAGTTAAAGAGTTTGGGGAGAAAAATATAGAATGTGATAAGATAGATATTTCAAAAGATAACACAGTATCTAAGGACTATGATTTTTATGTTTTTGCTTCAGTTATACATGTGTATGTTTTCCCTGAAATATTTACTAATTGGCTTAAGAAGAATGCGCCAATAGTAGATAATAAAAGGTGTATTGTATTATCAGTCCAAGCAGCATATATTGGGTATGGCGGAAGACAGGTTACAAAAATGCTTTCGAGTAAAGGGTACGATGTAATGGTTGTAAGATCTATACCTATGCCGAATAATTATTATTTTAATAGCTTTTTCAAAGAAACACCTGAACAAAGAAAAAAAGAAATGAAAGAAGAGGCAATTCTTGAGGTTCGAAATATAGTTAATAAATTTTTAAAGGATGAAGGTTATATAGAAAAGCAATCATATATAATAACAACTATATCTAAAGCCGTATATCCCATTGCATTAAGGCATTTTAATAGGTGGGCAAGAAAAAAGCTGACAGTTGATTATACTAGGTGTACAAAGTGTAAAAAATGTGAAAAAGAGTGTCCAACAAACAATATAATTTTTCAGGAAAATATAAAATTTAAAGATAAATGTATTTCTTGTTTAAGATGTGTACATAAGTGTCCTGTAAATGCATTTTTGTATAATAATAAGCATTTTAATCAAATGTAA
- a CDS encoding glutamine synthetase III — protein MERIDKMFGENVFNDAVMKERLTKPTYKALKNTIDKGEPLDVSIADEIAKVMKEWAIEKGATHFTHWFQPLTGLTAEKHDAFIDPEGPGKVILKFSGKELIKGEPDASSFPSGGLRATCSARGYTIWDCTSPAFVKDNTLCIPTVFCSYTGEVLDTKGPLLRSVDALSKEAIRVLRCLGNTTSQKVFPNVGPEQEYFIVDKKSYDEREDLIFTGRTLFGAPSPKGQELDDHYFGVLKERVSAFMKDVDKELWALGITAKTKHNEVAPAQHEIATIYTSGNLATDNNQLVMEVLKKIALRHGLVCLLHEKPFAGINGSGKHNNWSMGTDDGLNLLDPTDTPHSNKQFLLFFTATIKAVDKYSDLLRFSASNAGNDHRLGANEAPPAIISVFVGDQLEDILEQLEKGSATSTKGNSKLDLAISTIPTVEKDATDRNRTSPFAFTGNKFEFRMPPSSKSVAEPNTVLNAIVADVLSEIADRLEKASNVDAEVEKILTEIVKEHKKVVFNGNGYADAWVEEAEKRGLPNIKTTVEATKALIADKNVSVFEKFGILTKEELESRYEVALENYAKAINIEALTMIDMASKKIVPAVIKYTAELANSLNAIKAAVPSADVTTESELITKISGLTAKLNISLRELKASTEKAAATTDAYDQAYAYKFDVFEKMSDLREAADALEVLVDKKAWPFPTYSDLLFNV, from the coding sequence ATGGAAAGAATAGACAAGATGTTTGGTGAAAATGTATTTAATGATGCTGTTATGAAGGAACGTCTTACAAAACCAACATATAAAGCTTTAAAGAATACTATAGATAAAGGTGAGCCATTAGATGTGTCCATTGCTGATGAAATAGCAAAAGTAATGAAAGAATGGGCAATAGAAAAAGGAGCTACACACTTCACTCATTGGTTCCAACCATTGACAGGTTTAACTGCAGAAAAACATGATGCTTTCATAGACCCAGAAGGTCCAGGAAAAGTAATCCTTAAGTTCTCAGGTAAAGAATTAATCAAAGGAGAACCAGATGCATCTTCTTTCCCTTCAGGAGGACTTAGAGCTACTTGCAGCGCTAGAGGATACACTATATGGGATTGTACTTCACCAGCGTTTGTAAAAGATAATACACTTTGCATTCCTACAGTATTTTGTTCATATACAGGAGAAGTATTAGATACAAAAGGACCTCTTCTTCGTTCTGTTGATGCTTTATCAAAAGAGGCTATACGTGTTTTAAGATGTCTTGGTAATACTACTTCCCAAAAAGTTTTCCCTAATGTTGGACCTGAGCAGGAGTATTTTATAGTTGACAAAAAATCTTATGATGAAAGAGAAGATCTTATATTTACAGGAAGAACATTATTTGGAGCACCATCTCCAAAGGGACAAGAATTAGATGATCACTATTTTGGTGTTCTTAAAGAGAGAGTATCAGCTTTCATGAAAGATGTTGATAAAGAGTTATGGGCACTTGGAATAACAGCTAAAACAAAGCACAATGAAGTTGCTCCAGCTCAACATGAAATTGCTACTATATATACAAGTGGAAATTTAGCAACAGATAATAACCAACTTGTAATGGAAGTTTTAAAGAAAATTGCATTAAGACATGGTCTTGTTTGCTTACTTCATGAAAAACCATTTGCAGGAATTAATGGTTCTGGAAAACACAATAACTGGTCAATGGGTACAGATGATGGACTTAATTTGCTTGATCCAACTGATACACCTCACAGTAATAAACAATTTCTATTATTCTTCACAGCAACTATAAAAGCTGTTGATAAATATTCTGATTTACTTAGATTTTCTGCTTCAAATGCAGGAAATGATCATCGTTTAGGTGCAAATGAAGCGCCACCAGCAATAATATCAGTATTTGTTGGGGATCAACTTGAAGATATCCTTGAACAATTAGAAAAAGGATCTGCGACAAGCACTAAGGGAAATTCAAAATTAGATTTAGCTATTTCAACAATTCCAACTGTAGAGAAGGATGCAACTGATAGAAATAGAACATCACCATTTGCATTTACAGGAAATAAGTTTGAATTTAGAATGCCGCCTTCTTCAAAATCTGTAGCAGAACCTAATACTGTTCTAAATGCAATAGTAGCAGATGTTTTATCTGAAATAGCAGATAGACTTGAAAAGGCAAGTAATGTAGATGCAGAAGTTGAAAAAATTCTTACAGAGATAGTTAAAGAGCACAAAAAGGTTGTATTTAATGGAAATGGATACGCTGATGCATGGGTTGAAGAAGCAGAAAAAAGAGGTCTTCCAAATATAAAAACAACTGTAGAAGCAACAAAAGCATTAATAGCAGATAAAAATGTTTCTGTATTTGAGAAATTCGGAATTTTAACTAAGGAAGAATTGGAATCACGTTATGAAGTTGCTCTTGAAAATTATGCAAAAGCTATAAATATAGAAGCATTGACAATGATAGACATGGCTTCAAAGAAAATTGTACCAGCAGTTATAAAATATACAGCTGAGTTAGCAAATTCATTGAATGCTATAAAGGCAGCAGTTCCATCAGCAGATGTTACAACTGAAAGTGAACTTATAACTAAAATTTCAGGACTTACAGCTAAGCTAAATATTTCTCTTCGTGAATTAAAAGCATCAACTGAAAAGGCAGCAGCTACTACTGATGCTTATGATCAAGCTTATGCTTATAAATTTGATGTATTCGAAAAAATGTCAGATTTAAGAGAAGCAGCAGATGCTCTTGAAGTATTAGTTGATAAGAAAGCATGGCCTTTCCCAACTTATTCAGATTTATTATTTAATGTGTAG
- a CDS encoding PspC domain-containing protein yields the protein MNKKLCLSRNKKICGVCGGIGEYLDIDPTIVRILWLILVFVFGTGILAYIICAIVMPNDLY from the coding sequence ATGAATAAAAAGCTATGTTTGTCTAGGAACAAGAAAATTTGTGGTGTATGTGGAGGAATAGGAGAATATCTTGATATAGATCCTACCATAGTAAGGATTTTGTGGTTGATACTTGTATTTGTTTTTGGTACAGGAATATTAGCATATATAATATGTGCAATAGTAATGCCAAATGATTTATATTAA
- a CDS encoding pyruvate carboxylase, giving the protein MVKKFKRVLVANRGEIAIRIFRACHELGIRTVAIYSEEDKLALFRTKADESYLIGQNKGPVDAYLNIDEIINLALKKGVDAIHPGYGFLSENSEFSRRCAEAGIEFIGPTGDMMDKLGDKINSKLAAKEAGVKTIPGVEKPIETEEEAIKFAKSCGYPVMVKAAAGGGGRGMRIVEKEEDLIAACKSAKSEAKKAFGIEDIFIEKYLEGPKHIEVQILGDKYGNIVHLYERDCSVQRRHQKVIEITPAVAISEEKRLEICEDALKIARSIGYRNAGTLEFLLDKHGNHYFIEMNPRVQVEHTITEMVTGIDIVQSQILIAEGYKLNSPEIGINSQEDIHVNGCAIQCRITTEDPSNSFAPDTGRIDVYRTGSGFGIRLDGGNGFTGAVISPYFDSLLVKSTSWSRTFEDAIRKAIRAIKETYISGVKTNVDFLINVLNHETFKKGLCDTNFIANNPELFEITPRIDTELRVLKFLGEKIVNESHASKIEFDVPTVPKYEVKEPLRGTKQILDEKGPKGLVEWIKDQDKLLLTDTTMRDAHQSLMATRLRTVDMVKIARAQSVLAKDLFSMEMWGGATFDTAYRFLKESPWERLERLRKRVPNVLFQMLLRGANAVGYKNYPDNVIKEFIKQSSNSGIDVFRIFDSLNWLKGMEVAIYEVLNQGKVAEACMCYTGDILDTNRDKYTLNYYVNLAKEIEKSGAHILGIKDMSALLKPYAALKLIRALKNEISIPIHLHTHDTTGNGVATVLMAAHAGVDIADTAFNSMSGLTSQPALNSVVAALKNTDRDTKMSIGDLQKISDYWSAVRPVYNQFESGLKAVSAEIYKYEIPGGQYSNLKPQVESFGLGHRFEQVKEMYREVNIMLGDIVKVTPSSKMVGDLAIFMVQNELTPKNILEKGKSMPFPDSVVSYFKGMMGQPKGGFPKELQRIVLKDQEAITGRPGELLPDEDFEKIRIHLKEKDKIQPTDKDVISYALYPDVFEGYLKYKNEYGDLSKIGSDVFFHGLSEGEISELEIAEGKTLVVQLLHVGKIDKYGNRTVVFEINGNRREIKIKDKISSVKAEAIEEVVMADADNKKEVGASIPGNVIKVFVKPGDKIKKGESFMIIEAMKMETNVSASEDGTISSVLVKEGDQVQSGQLLVRLD; this is encoded by the coding sequence GTGGTTAAAAAATTTAAAAGAGTATTGGTGGCAAATAGAGGAGAAATAGCAATAAGAATTTTTAGAGCTTGCCACGAACTTGGTATAAGAACTGTTGCTATATATTCAGAAGAAGATAAATTGGCGTTATTTAGAACAAAGGCTGACGAATCTTATCTTATAGGACAAAATAAAGGTCCGGTAGATGCATATTTAAATATTGATGAAATCATTAATTTAGCGTTAAAAAAAGGGGTAGACGCTATACATCCAGGATATGGATTCTTATCTGAAAACTCAGAGTTCTCAAGGAGATGTGCTGAAGCAGGTATAGAATTTATAGGTCCAACTGGAGACATGATGGATAAACTTGGAGATAAAATAAACTCAAAGTTAGCAGCTAAAGAAGCAGGTGTAAAAACTATACCTGGAGTTGAAAAACCAATAGAGACAGAAGAAGAAGCCATAAAATTCGCTAAGAGCTGCGGATATCCTGTTATGGTTAAAGCAGCAGCAGGTGGCGGCGGAAGAGGCATGAGAATAGTTGAAAAAGAGGAAGATTTAATAGCTGCATGTAAAAGTGCGAAAAGTGAAGCTAAAAAAGCTTTTGGAATAGAGGATATATTTATAGAAAAGTATCTTGAAGGACCAAAGCATATTGAAGTTCAAATACTTGGAGATAAATATGGCAATATTGTTCATTTATATGAAAGAGATTGTTCAGTTCAAAGAAGACATCAAAAAGTTATAGAAATAACACCAGCTGTAGCTATTTCTGAAGAAAAGAGACTTGAAATTTGTGAAGATGCACTTAAAATTGCAAGATCAATAGGGTATAGAAATGCAGGAACATTGGAATTTTTACTAGATAAGCACGGAAATCATTACTTTATAGAAATGAACCCTAGAGTGCAGGTTGAACATACTATAACTGAAATGGTTACAGGTATAGATATAGTACAAAGTCAAATATTAATAGCAGAGGGATATAAGCTTAATTCGCCAGAGATTGGTATCAATAGTCAAGAAGATATACATGTAAACGGATGTGCCATACAATGTAGAATAACAACAGAGGATCCATCAAATAGCTTTGCACCGGATACTGGTAGAATTGATGTTTACAGAACAGGCTCTGGTTTTGGAATAAGACTTGATGGAGGAAATGGATTTACAGGTGCTGTAATAAGTCCGTATTTCGATAGCCTACTTGTTAAATCTACTTCATGGTCTAGAACCTTTGAGGATGCTATAAGAAAGGCAATACGTGCTATAAAGGAAACATATATATCGGGTGTAAAAACTAATGTAGATTTTCTTATAAATGTATTAAATCATGAAACGTTTAAAAAAGGATTATGTGATACAAATTTTATAGCAAATAATCCTGAACTTTTTGAAATAACACCTAGGATAGATACAGAGCTTAGAGTTCTTAAATTTTTGGGAGAAAAAATTGTAAATGAATCTCATGCTAGTAAGATTGAATTTGATGTTCCTACAGTACCTAAGTACGAAGTTAAGGAACCTTTAAGAGGAACTAAACAAATACTTGATGAAAAGGGACCTAAAGGACTTGTTGAATGGATAAAAGATCAAGATAAATTGCTTCTTACAGATACAACAATGAGAGATGCACATCAGTCGCTAATGGCAACTAGACTTAGAACAGTTGACATGGTTAAGATAGCAAGGGCTCAATCAGTACTAGCAAAGGATTTATTTTCAATGGAAATGTGGGGAGGAGCAACTTTTGATACTGCATATAGATTTTTGAAGGAATCCCCATGGGAGAGATTAGAGAGACTTAGAAAGAGAGTGCCTAATGTATTATTTCAAATGCTTTTAAGGGGAGCCAATGCAGTAGGATATAAAAATTATCCTGATAATGTTATAAAGGAATTTATAAAGCAGTCGAGTAATTCTGGAATAGATGTATTTAGAATATTTGACTCGTTGAACTGGTTAAAAGGAATGGAAGTTGCTATATATGAAGTGTTGAATCAAGGTAAGGTAGCAGAAGCTTGTATGTGTTATACAGGTGATATACTTGATACAAATAGAGATAAATATACCCTTAATTATTATGTGAATCTTGCAAAGGAAATAGAAAAATCAGGAGCACACATTCTTGGAATAAAGGATATGTCAGCGCTTCTTAAACCTTATGCGGCTCTTAAACTTATAAGGGCACTTAAAAATGAAATATCAATTCCTATTCATTTGCATACGCATGATACAACTGGAAATGGTGTAGCAACGGTATTAATGGCTGCACATGCAGGTGTTGATATAGCTGATACTGCATTTAACAGTATGTCTGGTTTAACAAGTCAGCCGGCACTTAATTCAGTGGTTGCGGCACTTAAGAATACAGACAGGGACACAAAAATGAGTATAGGTGATCTTCAAAAAATATCTGATTATTGGAGTGCAGTTAGACCTGTATATAATCAATTTGAATCTGGACTTAAGGCAGTCTCAGCTGAAATATATAAGTATGAAATACCAGGTGGACAGTATTCAAATTTAAAACCTCAAGTTGAAAGTTTTGGATTAGGACATAGATTTGAGCAAGTTAAAGAAATGTATAGAGAAGTAAACATTATGCTAGGAGATATAGTAAAGGTTACACCTTCTTCTAAAATGGTAGGAGATTTGGCTATATTTATGGTTCAAAATGAATTGACACCTAAAAATATTCTTGAAAAAGGTAAAAGTATGCCATTCCCTGATTCTGTAGTTTCGTATTTTAAGGGAATGATGGGTCAGCCTAAGGGTGGATTCCCAAAAGAGCTTCAAAGAATTGTTCTTAAAGATCAAGAAGCTATTACAGGTAGACCAGGAGAACTTTTACCAGATGAAGATTTTGAGAAAATAAGAATTCATCTTAAGGAAAAAGATAAAATTCAACCTACAGATAAAGACGTTATAAGTTATGCTTTATATCCTGATGTATTTGAGGGTTATTTAAAGTACAAGAATGAATACGGTGACTTAAGTAAGATAGGTAGTGATGTATTTTTCCATGGTCTTTCCGAGGGAGAAATATCTGAGCTTGAAATAGCAGAAGGAAAGACTTTAGTAGTTCAGCTTTTGCATGTGGGTAAAATTGATAAGTACGGAAATAGAACAGTAGTATTTGAAATAAACGGTAACAGGAGAGAAATTAAGATTAAAGATAAGATAAGCAGTGTTAAGGCTGAGGCAATTGAAGAAGTGGTTATGGCAGACGCTGACAATAAAAAAGAGGTAGGAGCAAGTATCCCTGGAAACGTAATTAAGGTATTTGTTAAACCTGGTGATAAAATAAAAAAAGGTGAAAGCTTCATGATAATAGAGGCCATGAAAATGGAAACCAACGTATCAGCTAGTGAGGATGGAACTATAAGTAGTGTTTTAGTTAAAGAAGGAGATCAAGTACAGTCTGGACAGCTGTTAGTTAGATTGGATTAA
- a CDS encoding methyl-accepting chemotaxis protein → MDETLEELIKILPLFKAYLGQDIAIAISDRNNYLAILQGDKTKIPYNIGDSMVELGHKELLDEVLRKRAAVVKVIPKKIGKITVKSVVSPIIGDNGNVVGFCSIVQSVEKLSEIEGASEELTASIEETNASIQEIAAGAKELDGMVAAIGSSATAAEQSVLEGKKAIELIQGIAAQSNLLGLNAAIEAARAGNDGRGFSVVAEEMRKLASQSKETSEEVSRALMKINKTVSEVLKDVKEVKQISNSQYTSTNEISKTIDIIANRATDLVKLSKED, encoded by the coding sequence ATGGATGAAACTTTAGAAGAGTTAATAAAAATATTGCCTTTATTTAAAGCTTATTTAGGGCAAGACATAGCAATAGCTATATCGGATAGGAATAACTATCTTGCAATTCTTCAAGGTGATAAGACTAAAATTCCATATAATATTGGCGACTCTATGGTAGAATTAGGACATAAGGAATTATTGGATGAAGTATTGAGGAAAAGAGCAGCTGTGGTTAAAGTTATTCCTAAAAAAATTGGAAAAATTACAGTTAAATCTGTAGTTAGCCCTATTATAGGTGATAATGGTAATGTTGTAGGATTTTGTAGTATAGTACAAAGTGTTGAAAAATTAAGTGAAATAGAAGGTGCATCAGAGGAACTTACAGCATCAATTGAAGAGACCAATGCATCTATACAAGAGATTGCAGCAGGTGCTAAAGAATTAGATGGTATGGTAGCTGCTATTGGAAGTAGTGCCACAGCAGCGGAACAAAGTGTACTTGAAGGAAAAAAGGCAATTGAATTAATTCAAGGAATTGCTGCTCAATCAAATTTACTTGGGTTAAATGCAGCAATAGAAGCTGCAAGAGCTGGAAATGATGGAAGAGGATTTTCTGTTGTTGCTGAAGAAATGAGAAAACTTGCGTCTCAGAGTAAAGAAACATCAGAAGAGGTATCTAGGGCTCTAATGAAAATTAATAAGACTGTCAGTGAAGTGCTTAAGGATGTTAAAGAGGTAAAGCAAATTTCTAATAGTCAGTATACCTCTACAAATGAAATATCTAAAACTATTGATATTATTGCGAATAGGGCTACGGATCTAGTTAAGCTTTCAAAAGAGGATTAA
- a CDS encoding cellulase family glycosylhydrolase, whose protein sequence is MSKGKFFKCFCATTIAMLMTASLGFKSSVHADTTTSAKFNQLNNNQIVTSMGAGWNLGNQLEAILNQTPGETNWGNPVITKALIQEVKKAGFKTIRIPVGYLSKIGSAPNYTVDPTWLARIKEVVDYANSEGLYTIINMHSDGYHTIPGAWLFCDSSDQTTIRDKYQKVWKQIASTFENYDEHVIFESMNEEFDGNYSSPNRTYYNNINAYNQIFVDTVRQTGGNNASRWLLIPGWNTNIDYTAGDYGFELPTDNYKSTDIPSSEKRIMISVHYYSPWDFCGDESSLITQWGKDAADSSKKSTWGQEDYLDSQFKAMYDKFVAQGYPVVIGEYSATDKSNVDPNNNVYRAAFAKAVCTAAKKYSCVPVYWDNGANGVHGCGIFDRAKCTITQQEIVDAIMSVMGTGVLSGDVNNDGVVNGRDVMILTQYIAGKNVTIDTKEADLNKDGTINGRDLMLLRQYIEGKVALQ, encoded by the coding sequence ATGTCAAAGGGTAAGTTTTTTAAGTGTTTTTGTGCAACTACAATTGCAATGTTAATGACAGCAAGTTTGGGGTTCAAAAGTTCAGTTCATGCAGATACTACTACATCAGCTAAATTTAATCAATTAAATAACAATCAAATTGTTACATCAATGGGTGCTGGATGGAACTTAGGAAATCAATTAGAAGCTATCCTTAATCAGACACCAGGTGAAACTAATTGGGGAAATCCTGTAATAACAAAAGCTCTTATTCAAGAGGTAAAGAAAGCAGGTTTTAAAACTATTCGTATTCCTGTAGGTTATTTAAGCAAGATAGGGAGTGCACCAAACTATACTGTTGATCCAACATGGTTAGCTAGAATAAAAGAAGTAGTTGATTATGCCAATAGTGAAGGTTTGTATACCATAATTAATATGCATAGTGATGGTTATCATACAATTCCGGGAGCATGGCTATTTTGTGATTCTAGTGATCAAACAACTATTAGAGACAAATATCAAAAGGTTTGGAAGCAAATTGCAAGTACTTTTGAAAACTATGATGAACATGTTATTTTTGAGTCAATGAATGAAGAATTTGATGGAAACTATTCATCACCTAATAGAACATACTATAACAATATAAATGCTTATAATCAAATATTTGTTGATACAGTTAGACAGACAGGTGGGAATAATGCTTCAAGATGGCTTTTGATTCCTGGTTGGAATACTAATATTGACTATACAGCTGGAGATTATGGCTTTGAGCTTCCAACAGATAACTATAAATCAACTGATATTCCAAGTTCAGAAAAAAGAATTATGATATCAGTTCACTACTATTCACCTTGGGATTTCTGCGGAGATGAATCTAGTCTAATAACTCAGTGGGGAAAAGATGCTGCTGATAGTTCAAAGAAATCAACTTGGGGACAAGAAGATTATTTGGATTCACAATTTAAAGCTATGTATGATAAATTTGTTGCTCAAGGTTATCCTGTTGTAATTGGTGAATATTCTGCAACAGATAAATCAAACGTAGATCCTAATAATAATGTATACCGTGCAGCATTTGCAAAAGCAGTATGCACGGCAGCAAAAAAATATAGTTGTGTACCTGTGTACTGGGATAATGGAGCTAATGGAGTTCATGGATGTGGAATATTTGATAGAGCTAAATGTACTATAACCCAACAAGAGATTGTTGATGCCATAATGAGTGTTATGGGTACCGGTGTGCTATCAGGGGATGTAAATAATGATGGTGTAGTAAACGGAAGAGATGTTATGATATTAACTCAATATATAGCAGGTAAGAATGTAACTATAGATACAAAGGAAGCAGACCTAAATAAAGATGGAACTATAAATGGCAGAGATCTTATGCTTTTGAGACAATATATAGAGGGTAAAGTAGCTTTACAATAA